From a region of the Sinorhizobium sp. B11 genome:
- the recJ gene encoding single-stranded-DNA-specific exonuclease RecJ: MADQVDPVPRAFLGVEKSVLDNRWVSRLDQAGQNRALAMSQMHGLPDLIARVLAGRGVTVDEAVEFLDPTIRSLMPDPYKLTDCERAAKRIAAAIRDGEPVAIFGDYDVDGAASSALMYRFLTHFGIKAHIYIPDRIFEGYGPNPTAINQLIDNGANLIVTVDCGSTSHEALAAAADRNIDVVVVDHHQVTHELPPCHSLVNPNREDDLSGLGHLCAAGVVFMVLVATLRLLREAGDKRILAIDLLQWLDIVALATVCDVVPLKGLNRAYVVKGLVAARHQSNAGLAALFRKAGLAGPATPYHFGFLIGPRINAGGRIGDAALGSRLLTLDDAVEAEAIAQRLDELNRERQAMEAIMLQEAEAESLAEYGDGEGASVIVTAHEKWHPGIVGLIAARLKERFKRPAFAIAFDPSGRGTGSGRSINGFDMGRMVRAAVDEGLLVKGGGHAMAAGLTVERSKLGLLRAFFTEKAQKTVSALVANETLKIDGAIAASGATIELIDRLETAGPYGSGHSQPVFAVPAHRVRDSRLVGERHVKVTLEAMDGARLDGIAFRAAETPLGNLLLNSRGANLHVAGSLGAEHYQGSRRIQLRISDGAPAK, encoded by the coding sequence ATGGCAGATCAGGTCGATCCGGTACCGCGCGCCTTCCTTGGCGTCGAAAAATCGGTTCTCGACAATCGCTGGGTTTCGCGCCTTGATCAGGCCGGGCAGAACCGCGCGCTCGCCATGTCGCAGATGCATGGTTTACCGGATCTGATCGCACGCGTCCTTGCCGGCCGCGGTGTGACCGTCGACGAGGCCGTCGAATTTCTGGATCCGACGATCCGCAGCCTCATGCCCGATCCCTACAAGCTGACGGATTGCGAGAGGGCGGCCAAGCGTATTGCGGCTGCGATCCGTGATGGCGAGCCGGTCGCGATCTTCGGCGACTATGATGTCGATGGCGCGGCATCCTCCGCACTCATGTATCGTTTCCTGACCCATTTCGGCATCAAGGCGCATATCTACATTCCCGATCGCATCTTCGAAGGTTACGGCCCCAATCCAACAGCCATCAATCAGCTGATCGACAATGGCGCTAACCTGATCGTCACGGTCGATTGCGGCTCCACCAGCCATGAGGCGCTGGCTGCTGCCGCGGACCGCAACATCGATGTCGTCGTCGTCGATCACCATCAGGTGACACATGAGCTGCCGCCTTGCCATTCCCTCGTCAATCCAAACCGCGAAGACGATCTTTCCGGTCTGGGCCACCTTTGCGCGGCCGGCGTCGTCTTCATGGTGCTTGTCGCAACGCTGCGCCTGCTGCGCGAGGCAGGCGACAAGCGCATCCTCGCGATAGATCTCCTGCAGTGGCTGGATATCGTGGCACTTGCAACCGTCTGCGATGTCGTGCCCCTCAAGGGCCTCAACCGTGCCTATGTGGTCAAGGGACTAGTCGCCGCGCGCCACCAGAGCAATGCCGGCCTCGCGGCGCTATTCCGCAAGGCGGGCCTTGCTGGCCCGGCTACGCCCTATCATTTCGGCTTCCTGATCGGCCCGCGCATCAATGCCGGCGGGCGAATCGGCGATGCAGCGCTTGGAAGCCGTCTGCTGACGCTTGATGATGCCGTAGAGGCCGAAGCTATCGCCCAGCGGCTGGATGAGCTCAACCGCGAGCGTCAGGCCATGGAAGCCATCATGCTGCAGGAGGCCGAAGCCGAATCACTTGCCGAATACGGAGACGGCGAGGGCGCTTCCGTCATCGTTACCGCCCATGAGAAATGGCATCCCGGTATTGTCGGCCTTATTGCCGCGCGCCTGAAGGAAAGGTTCAAGCGACCTGCCTTCGCCATCGCCTTCGATCCATCCGGCAGGGGTACCGGCTCGGGCCGCTCGATCAATGGCTTCGACATGGGCAGGATGGTGCGCGCCGCGGTCGATGAGGGACTGCTCGTCAAGGGCGGCGGTCACGCCATGGCGGCAGGTCTGACTGTCGAGCGTAGCAAGCTCGGTCTCTTGCGCGCCTTCTTCACCGAGAAGGCACAGAAGACGGTCTCGGCCCTTGTCGCCAACGAAACGCTGAAGATCGATGGTGCCATCGCTGCAAGCGGCGCGACCATTGAGCTCATCGACCGTCTGGAAACCGCAGGCCCCTATGGCTCGGGACATTCCCAGCCGGTCTTTGCCGTGCCGGCGCATCGTGTGCGTGATTCCCGTCTGGTCGGCGAACGGCACGTGAAAGTGACATTGGAAGCCATGGATGGCGCGCGCCTTGACGGCATCGCCTTCAGGGCCGCGGAGACTCCGCTCGGCAACCTGCTCCTCAACTCACGCGGCGCCAATCTGCATGTCGCAGGCTCTCTCGGTGCTGAACATTATCAGGGCTCGCGCAGGATCCAGCTGCGCATCAGTGATGGCGCGCCGGCCAAGTGA
- a CDS encoding homoserine dehydrogenase translates to MADALKIGIAGLGTVGASLVRIIKQKSNELAVTCGRPITITAVSARDRSKDRGIDLTGITWFDRPEDLAEKADIDVFVELIGGAEGAANVAVRAALSRGLHVVTANKALLAYHGVELATIAEEKGSLLNFEAAVAGGIPVIKALRESLTGNTISRVYGIMNGTCNYILTKMEKEGLSFADCLKEAQRLGYAEADPAFDIEGNDTAHKLSILTTLAFGNRIAADDIYLEGITNISIEDIRAAADLGYRIKLLGVAQRTETGIEQRVHPTMVPVDSVIAQVDGVTNAVAIESDILGELLMVGPGAGGNATASSVLGDIADIAKSQPGAQRVPVLGHPAKSLETYRKAQIQSHEGGYFIRLTVLDRTGVFASVATRMAENQISLESIVQRSKQHLAPSHHQTIILVTHATMEDSVRKAVAAIKEEGYLVGEPQVIRIERPKEES, encoded by the coding sequence ATGGCAGACGCCCTCAAAATCGGCATTGCGGGCTTGGGTACCGTTGGTGCCTCGCTTGTTCGCATCATCAAGCAGAAGAGCAATGAACTTGCAGTCACCTGCGGCCGCCCGATTACGATTACGGCAGTTTCGGCTCGTGACCGTTCGAAGGACCGTGGGATCGATCTGACCGGCATCACCTGGTTCGACCGTCCTGAAGATCTTGCCGAGAAGGCCGATATCGACGTTTTCGTTGAACTGATCGGCGGCGCTGAAGGCGCGGCCAACGTCGCTGTTCGCGCCGCTCTCTCCCGTGGTCTCCATGTGGTGACTGCCAACAAGGCGCTGCTTGCCTATCACGGCGTCGAGCTTGCAACGATTGCCGAGGAAAAGGGCTCGCTTCTGAATTTCGAAGCAGCCGTTGCGGGTGGCATCCCGGTCATCAAGGCGCTGCGTGAATCGCTGACGGGCAACACGATCTCGCGCGTCTATGGCATCATGAACGGCACCTGCAACTACATCCTCACCAAGATGGAGAAGGAAGGCCTGTCCTTTGCCGATTGCCTGAAGGAAGCCCAGCGCCTCGGCTATGCCGAAGCCGATCCGGCCTTCGACATCGAAGGCAACGACACCGCCCATAAGCTCTCGATCCTGACCACGCTCGCCTTCGGCAACAGGATCGCGGCCGATGATATCTATCTCGAAGGCATCACCAATATCTCGATCGAGGATATCCGTGCCGCCGCCGACCTCGGCTACCGTATCAAGCTGCTCGGCGTCGCTCAGCGCACGGAGACCGGCATCGAACAGCGCGTGCATCCGACCATGGTGCCCGTCGATTCCGTCATCGCTCAGGTCGATGGTGTCACAAACGCCGTCGCGATCGAATCCGATATCCTCGGTGAGTTGCTGATGGTCGGCCCGGGTGCAGGCGGCAATGCCACGGCGTCTTCGGTGCTCGGCGATATCGCTGACATCGCCAAGAGCCAGCCGGGCGCCCAGCGCGTTCCCGTTCTCGGCCATCCCGCCAAGTCGCTTGAGACTTACCGCAAGGCACAGATCCAGAGCCACGAGGGCGGCTATTTCATCCGCCTGACCGTTCTCGACCGCACCGGCGTTTTTGCCAGCGTCGCCACGCGCATGGCGGAAAACCAGATTTCTTTGGAATCGATCGTCCAGCGTTCCAAGCAGCATCTGGCGCCTTCGCACCACCAGACGATCATCCTCGTCACCCACGCGACGATGGAAGACTCAGTGCGCAAGGCAGTTGCTGCGATCAAGGAAGAGGGCTACCTCGTCGGGGAGCCGCAGGTAATCCGCATCGAGCGTCCTAAGGAAGAATCCTGA
- a CDS encoding TMEM43 family protein: protein MSYTDTTYTSWFARIKSALTGALVGLVLLIGCIWLLIWNEGRAIQTYRALSEGASQVISVDGMAVDPANEGKLVHISGVVKSDQLPQDSQFGITADGAVGLSREVEMYQWVEKSESQTKKTLGGGEETTTTYSYTREWSPDVVDSSRFKQPDDHQNPTGMPDGATFTANTAHVGVFSVPGKNMAGIGYSSRLALADSDVQRIGAEIGAGRPAKRNAEGAYIGVNENLPAIGDLRISYHRIDLETASVVGKQNHSELVPYETTNHRDIFLTAVGNVDASRMFQSAESENNIITWLVRIAGLIGLFISFKLMFGLLPILGDLIPFIGTVIGLGTSIAAFVLTLLIGPVVIAIAWFAYRPLLAVGIIAGGLLLALAVSRLRRKAPLSQPQPA from the coding sequence ATGAGCTATACGGACACGACCTATACTTCGTGGTTTGCGCGCATCAAAAGCGCGCTGACGGGTGCACTGGTCGGCCTTGTCCTGCTTATCGGATGTATCTGGCTGCTGATCTGGAACGAAGGGCGTGCGATCCAGACCTATCGCGCCCTCTCCGAAGGTGCGTCACAGGTGATTTCGGTCGATGGTATGGCTGTCGATCCGGCCAATGAAGGCAAGCTGGTCCATATCAGCGGGGTGGTGAAATCCGATCAGCTCCCGCAGGACAGTCAATTCGGCATCACCGCCGATGGCGCTGTGGGTCTCTCCCGCGAAGTCGAGATGTATCAGTGGGTGGAAAAGAGCGAGAGCCAGACCAAAAAGACACTGGGCGGCGGCGAGGAGACGACGACCACCTATTCCTACACGAGGGAATGGAGCCCGGATGTGGTCGATTCGAGCCGCTTCAAGCAACCGGATGACCATCAAAATCCAACCGGCATGCCTGACGGCGCTACCTTCACCGCAAATACGGCCCATGTCGGCGTCTTCTCCGTGCCTGGCAAGAACATGGCAGGCATCGGCTACTCTTCACGCCTCGCGCTCGCTGACAGCGACGTGCAGCGCATAGGAGCAGAGATTGGCGCTGGCCGGCCGGCAAAGCGAAATGCAGAGGGTGCCTATATCGGCGTGAACGAAAACCTGCCTGCCATCGGCGACCTCAGGATCAGCTATCATCGGATCGACCTGGAAACGGCAAGCGTTGTCGGCAAGCAGAATCATAGCGAACTCGTTCCCTACGAAACGACGAACCACCGCGATATCTTCCTGACCGCTGTCGGCAATGTGGATGCCAGCCGGATGTTTCAATCGGCCGAGAGTGAAAACAATATCATCACCTGGCTTGTGCGCATTGCCGGTCTCATCGGCTTGTTCATCAGCTTCAAGCTGATGTTTGGGCTCCTGCCCATTCTTGGCGACCTGATTCCATTTATCGGCACGGTCATTGGCTTGGGTACGAGCATCGCGGCCTTCGTGCTGACACTGCTGATCGGCCCTGTTGTCATCGCCATTGCCTGGTTCGCCTACAGGCCGCTGCTTGCCGTCGGCATCATCGCGGGCGGTCTATTGCTCGCCCTGGCCGTAAGCCGCCTTCGCAGAAAGGCGCCGTTGTCACAGCCGCAGCCGGCCTGA
- the phaC gene encoding class I poly(R)-hydroxyalkanoic acid synthase, which yields MTDSKRENGAKLDFDAKDLDPYMLKDPEAMALNFARALENLGKAASAWLGPRERGEITDTAVEPVTDMVKTLSRVTEYWIADPRRTFEAQTQLMTSFFGIWMRSMQRMQGETVEQEVERKDKRFADEDWQKNPFFEFLKQVYFVTADWAEKLVAETEGLDEHTKHKAGFYVKQITAALSPTNFVVTNPQVYRETIATSGENLVRGMKMLTEDIIAGRGELRLRQTDMTKFAVGRDMALTPGKVIAQNEICQIIQYEPSTETVLKRPLLICPPWINKFYILDLNPQKSFIKWCVDQGHTVFVISWVNPDSRHALKDWTAYAREGVDFALETIEKATGEKEVNAIGYCVGGTLLAATLALHAREKNKRIKSATLFTTQVDFTHAGDLKVFVDEEQLQALEAHMQELGYLDGSRMSTAFNMLRAGELIWPYFVNNYLKGQEPLPFDLLFWNADSTRMAAANHAFYLRNCYLRNALTKDEMILDGKTLSLKDIKIPIYNLATREDHIAPAKSVFVGSQYFGGKVQFVVAGSGHIAGVVNPPDKHKYQFWTGGPAKGDYDAWLTKAKETAGSWWPHWHGWIESQAGEHVAARKVGGAALNAIEEAPGSYVMARS from the coding sequence GTGACCGACAGCAAGCGGGAGAATGGTGCCAAGCTGGATTTCGACGCCAAGGATCTCGATCCCTATATGCTGAAGGATCCCGAGGCCATGGCGCTCAATTTCGCCCGTGCGCTCGAAAACCTCGGCAAGGCAGCTTCGGCATGGCTCGGCCCACGCGAGCGCGGCGAAATCACCGACACGGCCGTAGAACCCGTCACCGATATGGTGAAAACGCTCTCCAGGGTGACGGAATACTGGATCGCCGATCCACGCCGCACTTTCGAGGCGCAGACACAGCTGATGACCTCCTTCTTCGGCATCTGGATGCGCTCGATGCAGCGCATGCAGGGCGAGACGGTCGAACAGGAGGTCGAGCGCAAGGACAAGCGCTTCGCCGACGAGGACTGGCAGAAGAACCCCTTCTTCGAATTCTTGAAACAGGTCTATTTCGTCACTGCCGACTGGGCCGAAAAGCTGGTTGCGGAGACCGAGGGGCTCGACGAGCACACCAAGCACAAGGCCGGCTTCTACGTGAAGCAGATTACGGCGGCGCTCTCGCCCACAAATTTCGTGGTCACCAATCCCCAGGTCTATCGCGAGACGATAGCGACCAGCGGTGAAAACCTCGTCCGCGGCATGAAGATGCTGACCGAGGATATTATCGCCGGTCGCGGCGAGCTGCGGCTGCGTCAGACCGACATGACCAAATTTGCCGTTGGCCGCGATATGGCGCTGACGCCAGGCAAGGTGATCGCCCAGAACGAGATCTGCCAGATCATCCAGTACGAGCCATCGACGGAGACCGTGCTGAAGCGGCCGCTGCTGATTTGCCCGCCATGGATCAACAAGTTCTATATTCTCGACCTCAACCCGCAGAAATCCTTCATCAAATGGTGCGTGGACCAGGGACATACGGTTTTCGTGATCTCCTGGGTCAATCCGGATAGCCGCCATGCACTGAAGGATTGGACCGCTTATGCGCGGGAGGGGGTCGATTTCGCGCTGGAAACGATCGAAAAGGCGACCGGTGAAAAGGAAGTCAACGCCATCGGCTATTGCGTCGGGGGCACGCTCCTTGCCGCAACCCTCGCCCTGCACGCCAGGGAGAAGAACAAGCGCATCAAGAGCGCAACGCTCTTCACCACCCAGGTCGATTTCACCCATGCCGGCGACCTGAAGGTTTTCGTCGACGAGGAGCAACTTCAGGCGCTGGAAGCGCACATGCAGGAGCTCGGCTATCTCGATGGTTCACGCATGTCGACCGCCTTCAACATGCTCAGGGCGGGCGAGCTCATCTGGCCCTATTTCGTCAACAACTACCTGAAGGGCCAGGAGCCCCTGCCCTTCGACCTCTTGTTCTGGAATGCCGATTCGACTCGCATGGCGGCGGCGAACCATGCCTTCTACCTGCGCAACTGCTATCTGCGGAATGCGCTGACCAAGGACGAGATGATCCTCGACGGCAAGACCTTATCGCTGAAGGACATCAAGATCCCGATCTATAATCTTGCGACGCGCGAGGATCATATCGCGCCGGCAAAGTCTGTCTTCGTCGGCAGCCAGTACTTCGGTGGCAAGGTGCAGTTCGTCGTCGCAGGCTCCGGCCATATTGCCGGCGTCGTCAACCCGCCAGACAAGCACAAGTATCAGTTCTGGACGGGCGGCCCGGCCAAAGGCGATTATGACGCATGGCTCACCAAGGCGAAGGAGACGGCAGGCTCCTGGTGGCCGCACTGGCACGGATGGATCGAATCGCAAGCCGGCGAGCATGTGGCTGCCCGCAAGGTCGGAGGAGCAGCGCTCAATGCGATCGAGGAAGCTCCCGGAAGCTATGTGATGGCGCGCAGCTGA
- a CDS encoding LL-diaminopimelate aminotransferase, translating to MEEFHKVRRLPPYVFEQVNRLKASARAGGADIIDLGMGNPDLPTPQAIVDKLCEVVQDPRTHRYSSSKGIPGLRRAQAAYYARRFGVKLNPDTQVVATLGSKEGFANMAQAITAPGDVILCPNPTYPIHAFGFLMAGGVIRSMSVEPDESFFPPLERAVRHSIPKPLALILNYPSNPTALVATLDFYKDVIAFAKKHDIIVLSDLAYSEIYFDGEPPPSVLQVPGAMDVTVEFTSMSKTFSMPGWRMGFAVGNERLIAALTRVKSYLDYGAFTPIQVAATHALNGDGSDIAEVRNVYKRRRDVMVESFGKAGFDVPPPAATMFAWAKIPEKFRHLGSLEFSKLLVEKADVAVAPGIGFGEQGDDYVRLALVENEHRIRQAARNIKKFMSTADETMHNVISLNAHR from the coding sequence ATGGAAGAGTTTCACAAAGTCCGGCGTTTGCCGCCTTACGTTTTCGAACAGGTCAACCGTTTGAAAGCGAGCGCGCGAGCGGGCGGGGCCGATATCATCGATCTCGGCATGGGAAACCCCGACCTTCCGACCCCTCAGGCGATCGTCGACAAGCTCTGCGAAGTCGTCCAGGACCCGCGCACGCACCGTTATTCGTCCTCCAAGGGCATTCCCGGTCTGCGCCGCGCCCAGGCTGCCTACTATGCGCGCCGATTCGGCGTGAAGCTGAATCCCGACACGCAGGTGGTCGCGACCCTCGGCTCCAAGGAAGGCTTTGCCAACATGGCGCAGGCGATCACCGCGCCGGGTGACGTCATCCTCTGCCCGAACCCGACCTATCCAATCCATGCTTTCGGCTTCCTGATGGCCGGCGGCGTGATCCGTTCCATGTCGGTCGAGCCGGACGAAAGCTTCTTTCCGCCGCTCGAGCGCGCCGTGCGCCATTCGATCCCGAAGCCGCTGGCGCTGATCCTGAACTATCCGTCGAACCCGACGGCACTCGTGGCGACCCTCGACTTCTACAAGGACGTCATTGCCTTCGCAAAAAAGCACGACATCATCGTGCTGTCGGATCTTGCCTATTCGGAAATCTATTTCGATGGCGAGCCGCCACCGTCGGTCCTGCAGGTTCCGGGGGCAATGGATGTGACCGTCGAGTTCACCTCCATGTCCAAGACCTTCTCCATGCCCGGCTGGCGCATGGGCTTTGCGGTCGGTAACGAGCGACTGATTGCAGCGCTGACGCGTGTGAAGTCCTACCTCGATTATGGCGCCTTCACGCCGATCCAGGTTGCCGCAACCCATGCCCTGAACGGCGATGGCTCCGACATTGCGGAAGTCCGCAATGTCTACAAGCGCCGCCGCGACGTCATGGTTGAAAGCTTCGGCAAGGCGGGATTCGACGTGCCTCCACCGGCCGCTACCATGTTTGCCTGGGCGAAGATTCCGGAAAAGTTCCGTCATCTCGGATCGCTGGAGTTTTCGAAGCTTCTGGTCGAGAAGGCTGACGTTGCCGTTGCCCCGGGCATCGGCTTCGGCGAGCAGGGCGATGATTACGTTCGTCTGGCACTCGTCGAGAACGAACACCGCATCCGCCAGGCTGCACGCAACATCAAGAAGTTCATGTCGACGGCAGACGAGACGATGCACAACGTCATCTCGCTCAACGCCCACCGTTAA